Genomic segment of Arachis hypogaea cultivar Tifrunner chromosome 11, arahy.Tifrunner.gnm2.J5K5, whole genome shotgun sequence:
ATGAGAGGCTACTGCGTGCTGGTGTTGAGACTTGAGAAGATGAGGACGATCGAAATTGAGGGCACCAGGCGACGAGAAGATGAAGATGAGCAGGAACCAGGAGACGCCGGAGATTGGAGGGTTGCTGGAGCTGAGGATGGCGACACCACGGCGGCGAGGGATGGCGACAGGGCTTCAGGCAGCGCCGCTAGGGTTCTTCTTCTCCATTGgagatgatgattgatgaatgaaTGGGGTCGGGGCTCGGGGGAAGAAAGGGGGGGTGCTTCACGGGCGGGTCGGGTCgggtttgttttttttatttttttttaaaacgcaaaacggcgtcgtttagtGAAAGATGCATAACCGGCCGGTCACCGGTTCGGTCCAACCGGCCGGTTTTTGACCGGTTCGCCGGTTCTTGAACGGTTCTTCCCTCTGCGGTTTTCAGATAAGGACCGGACCGCTTGCAGTGCCGGTTCGcggttaaaccggttgaaccggccggtccggtccggttttcagaacattgataatatatattaattaaaataaaaagttaaaattattagaataccaatattttaaaacatttgaaaatttttctctAACTTTTAAATAGAGTACACTTTTTACTCACTTTCTTTAAAATCCTTAAACTTATACATTCTGTGATAGATTTAgttcacatgaagacaattaaaatatttgcattaataattttgattttaaattttgatttcttaTAATATCTCCTATTTTATcgaattaaaaactaatttatcacGAATCTAAACTCTATTTAATGATTTTTTGCTAGCTAATGAATTATTGTAATACAAGATAAAATTTAAACTCTTAACACTTGTTTAAACAGACGAATAAAGTCAATAAACTATCTATCCTACAACCCAAAATGGTTAAtttggattttaaatttttaatttaccaaCTTCGGAATCTCTAGTCTCTACAGACTCGTTGGATCATAAAACAAGCAAAAAGTCGTAAGATTTATCCTTATTTTTTTATGACTATTCTAAACCCATTCTAATACACGATCAGTACACATGGTCGAGATGTTGCAGCAATGTCTATCTAATTATTTTCCCATAATTTCATCATTTACCACTATTTGCATTTTGCACTTCCTTTAGCAGTTTGCTTCTACATAACTTGCCTCGGGATGCTGCCAAAAAATAAGGCCTGTTCCCAGCAGAAACTTCTAAACTATCAATTCTTCAATTATTGTGAATTACAATGTGCAGTTGATAAGTTTTCTGATTCTGCAAGAGGGATGATCCAATCTCACTCCCTGTAGAATGCTCTACTTTCTGTTGGTTCTTTGACGAGTCCCTTGCATCTTCTTTGCCTTCTCCAACATTTTCCAAGCCTTCTCAACATCTTTCACCCCCCTCTCATTCATTATGCCTCTAGATGAACCATCTTGGACACTCGAGTGCTGAATTCTTGGCGAAGCCACACAATCAGAATGCTGTTCGTGTGGTCCGCCACGCAAAATGGGACCAGATCCTCGGTTTACCAAAGCCATAGAATTAGAATGCTGTTCGTCTGATCTGCCATGCAAAACGGAACCAGAACACCTGTTTGCCAAAACCATAGAATTAGAATGTTGTTCATCTGATCTGCTGAGTGAAACAGAACCAGAACTGGAACCTAGGCTTCCCAAACCCATAGAATTAGAATGCTGTTTGTTGGGTCTGCCACATGAAGCAGAACCAGAATCTCGATTATGACAACCACCTATGCCACTGGTTTGAATGGAACCAGAACCGAACTTCATGGAACCACTTCTCAGTGCATTCCAATTATCACGGAGCGCTTGTATGTTACGTTGCACCTGCTGGGCATTTGACAGAGGTCTCTTTCCCCTGTATCTACTTAACCTATCAGCTGATTGAATACTAGGAGGAGGAGGGGACCGGCTTTGTTGTAAAGGACATGGTATTGCACTTATCGCCCCACTTTGCTCGACACTTCGTAGCTCTAAGTCTTCCCGCTCATTGGTCTCCCTGGCAATAGCACAGTCATAACAAAACCAATCGCCTTCAGGGACAGTGTAGCCAAGGCCAACACAGTAGGTATGAGAAGAAGCATCGCAAAGATCACAAATTAGCAGAAGATGTTCATCTGCCACACCATGACAGACAACGCATTTGGCCTCAGTATGAGAGTGAGTAGGACCGGTGCTCATATTCCCATAAGGATGATAAACCTACAACATGTAACACATCATCATTATTAAATTAACATAAGACAGTTAGTTATATTTCCCATACTATATAAATTATGCAATACACATTGTAATCACCTTTCAGATTTAGGTTAAATTCCGTTTCCGCGTTTGGTTGTGGAGGAGAGGGAAAGGCTTTTGAGAGTTTAACATGGTTCATAAGTTTATTATTCGGAGGATAATTTGGGACAagaggagaaaaataattgaTGTATCATTTGCTATTAGATCCATGAACCATGATACACTCTTCTATGTATCATCTATCTTTAACATAGATCTCATTTTCATCATGTGAAGATAAAATTTGTCATCTTCAACGTAGCAAACACCTTATTATATGCTACTAAGTTACCATTAAAATCAATATGGTAACGTACCAGTCTTATCGACTCACCACAAATACCTGGCTTTCCTGCTGCATTGTGCTCAAAACTAGGAGCATGTAAAATCATTGAAGAAACTaatctttatttttgtaatttatctACAATAAAGCCTTAATCTTAAATTTCCATAAGAGTAAACAATCAATTTAGACACTAAAAAAAGATTGAGAGAAAGGAATAAGGACCTGATCACGGAGAGGGACCTTAATGTCCCGAGAAGAAGAGAAGATGCCATGCTTGGGGAGCCTGCGAACGTTGGAGAATCTCCGGCGGCAGATCGGGCATCGGGATTCGTGCTTGGACCACTCCATGATGCATGCGAAGCAGAAGTAATGGCTGCAGCAGTCGATTTCTCCGGCGACAGGTGCGCCGCGCTCCGCGTAGCAGATCCCGCACCATACACCCTGGTTATCATCGTCTCCGCCACCGTCGACCTTCTTCGATGCTTCTTCGGTTTTGAGGCGTTTGTTTGGGGAGGACTCTGATTCTCCGTCGCCGTTGCTGCTTCCGCCTGACATTATTTTCCGTTGGAACTCTCCGATTCCGATGATGAGAGAAGGAGTTTCTCGAGGGTTTTGTGAATTTGAGATGTGGATGAGAATTCATCGCAACTGGGAACAAGACGGATGATGTTTTTTTGGGCGGAGGTGTTGTATTGGGCTTTTTTGTCTTGAGTTATACCGGGCTTAATGGGGATATTGAGGCCCAATTCAATACCGAAAACAAATTTTGGCCCAATACAGTCACTCTCTCACAGGGGAGGTCTCCTCTCAGCTGGTGAAAATCACTTTCACTTAAAGGGAAGCCTCACCGGTCTTCCTAAGCCTGGAGGTGGTGAGTTCGTAAACTGCTTCTTCGGCGTCGTCCACGGTAAGCTCCTCGCCTCTGACCGTCCCTGACTCCCTGAATCGTCGCCGTGGGTCATTCTCTGTTCTTTATCTctgttttggttttttttttttttttttatgatttgatttattttattttaaaattataggttaaactaaactcaaataaattagtaATCTGATTTTGTGTTATTGTTCAACTGATtgttgataaaataaaattagtaatcAGATTTTGTGATGTTTAGTGTTCGTtgttgataaaattaaattactaatAGTAATATGATTCTGTGATGTTGTTCATTGTTggttgttgttcattgttgattgttgataaaataacattaataatcCGATTTTGACATTTTTgtgatgtttttatttttccattgttGGTTGTTGTACTCTGTCACTTACTTGTTAGTCAATTAGTTATGATTTTGATGTTTGAACTTGAATTTGTGAACGGTTAAtgatgaaattttttaattttattgttatataaatgattgaatttaaatatttaaaattttttattatatttttaataattttattttatatttaattaaacaggATTGATTACGGTCGACCACAGTTGGACTATGAACCAGTAATTTGACTGGTTCATGGACCGGTTTGGTTATCGCAACCTTGCTTTTGAATCACTGAAGACTTGGCCATGGCTACAAGGAGGGTACTTGTCTTTGCTTCTCGTTCTGCCTTTGCTCGTCGTTTCTCGCTAGTTCCCGCTTCAGGTGAATTTTCTACCCTTACATTTTTAGGCTTAGTTGTTTTTTTAATTGATACTCTTTTGAGTTTGTTGTATCTTTTTCAAGATCAGATAGTGGTTGTGGATTCCAAAAATGGCAAAACGGGGGTGGCATATTCCACGAGTCAGCTTCTATAGACTCCACAGCAGTTGTTGAGGTTGGCGCTGTAGTCCATTCTGAATCTGTCATCGGTGCAAATGTGCATATAGGCTCTGGAACAGTTGTTGGTCCTTCTGTTTCTATTGCTCATTCAACTATAATTGGGTACAATTGCATTCTTTTCTTTCCACTCTATCAATTTTAAAGTTCCGATATtatacaatgggaatttggattaAGCAGATGTAGATTTCAGTGTAA
This window contains:
- the LOC112722631 gene encoding uncharacterized protein, which encodes MSGGSSNGDGESESSPNKRLKTEEASKKVDGGGDDDNQGVWCGICYAERGAPVAGEIDCCSHYFCFACIMEWSKHESRCPICRRRFSNVRRLPKHGIFSSSRDIKVPLRDQVYHPYGNMSTGPTHSHTEAKCVVCHGVADEHLLLICDLCDASSHTYCVGLGYTVPEGDWFCYDCAIARETNEREDLELRSVEQSGAISAIPCPLQQSRSPPPPSIQSADRLSRYRGKRPLSNAQQVQRNIQALRDNWNALRSGSMKFGSGSIQTSGIGGCHNRDSGSASCGRPNKQHSNSMGLGSLGSSSGSVSLSRSDEQHSNSMVLANRCSGSVLHGRSDEQHSNSMALVNRGSGPILRGGPHEQHSDCVASPRIQHSSVQDGSSRGIMNERGVKDVEKAWKMLEKAKKMQGTRQRTNRK